The following proteins are co-located in the Flammeovirga kamogawensis genome:
- a CDS encoding arylesterase translates to MKNIRIFSIIILLSISSLFSCSNTSNNENTKHESTKTEVRKSIEKDSRKVITFYGNSLTAGYGLEKEQSYPSIIQATYDSLNIPYHCINAGLSGETTAGGKNRIEWVLNQNTPDIFVLSLGGNDALRGLDPKSSKENLIDIINIVRTKNPNCKILLAGIVPPPNMGEKYFNEFKLIFPQISKEKNTFLLPFLLKGVAGNETLNQKDGIHPNIEGTKIVASTVMNALKPLL, encoded by the coding sequence ATGAAGAACATTCGCATTTTTTCTATAATTATACTCCTTTCTATTAGTTCATTATTTAGTTGTTCTAATACAAGTAACAATGAAAACACTAAACATGAATCTACTAAAACTGAGGTTAGAAAAAGCATAGAAAAAGACAGTAGAAAAGTGATTACTTTTTATGGTAATAGTTTAACAGCAGGATATGGTTTAGAAAAAGAACAATCTTATCCATCCATCATTCAAGCAACTTATGATAGCTTAAACATTCCCTATCATTGCATAAATGCAGGTCTAAGTGGTGAAACAACAGCTGGTGGAAAAAATAGAATAGAATGGGTACTCAATCAAAATACTCCAGATATTTTTGTACTTTCCCTTGGTGGTAATGATGCTTTACGTGGTCTAGATCCGAAAAGCTCTAAGGAAAACTTAATAGATATTATTAATATAGTAAGAACTAAGAACCCTAATTGTAAAATTTTACTTGCAGGAATAGTACCGCCTCCAAATATGGGCGAGAAATATTTCAATGAGTTCAAATTAATTTTTCCTCAAATTTCTAAAGAGAAAAATACATTTTTACTACCATTCTTACTCAAAGGAGTTGCTGGTAACGAAACATTAAACCAAAAGGATGGAATTCACCCAAATATTGAAGGAACAAAAATTGTTGCATCTACAGTAATGAATGCTCTTAAACCACTATTATAA